TAAGTAATTTGTAAATAAGCTTGGatttatttgataagaaaatgaaCTAAACTTAAATATGTAATATAGTTTATAGAAtgttctctttcttcctcctcaCCCAacattttttcctctcatttatAACTCattattaatgtttttttctttgttgaaaaGAACTCTTTATTAGTGTTGATTAttgtttaataatttgtttgttgttttatcTATTTGCTGATGGAGAATGCTAAAGTTATTGCAAACTGATGTGGACTTCAACAAtctaataattgaattttttttttttttttttttttttttttgtgtgatttgTATCACTTCAGTTTGTAAGctctatgtaataaaatttataattcctctagcattactctttgTTGTCATGCTAACCTTATAGAGTTAAGGATACATGGATAGTTGTCATTATACTCATTACTTTCAACATTGATGTGATTAGCAATGTTCAATCCCCCTCCCTCCCCACCCCCTTCATATCTGAATTTGGGTCCAAAGACATGCAAATCAAAGCTTGATACATGTTCGAcaacaaaaacataatcaaaGGCAAACCGGTAAGCCAATTATCAAATGGACCTAGTCCTGGTGGAGTGGATTGAACTCATGGGCTACTTATAGAGCAAGTGCCACAAGCAATTGGAGTTGTAAACAACCTAAATTGAGCTAAGTATTAAAAGTTAAAGattgttcattttattttatttcaaatatgaACAGAACTTGAACTCATCACCAAACTAATTAGATTATACATTCAAACTTGGTTCATTTTCTTATCGAACAAGCTAGAGCTTCATCGTAAGCTACTTGaataacttgtttttttttttttttcccatagaTTAACTTGTTCTTAGAATCTCTAAAACCAGAAGAAATGGATATTCAGAAGTCTGTTTCTAGCAATCTCTGATGGAAGTAATGAGGCTACCAAACAGACTACCtagaatttttattatagaGGCATGGATTATGAAAGTTGACCTGCCAAAAACAGAGGTGCTGTGAGAGGTGTTCATCTGAATTTTCTTATGTTTCTGGGCTCTGAAGAAAGAAACAACTAAGGTATATAGGATGATGCAACATTCATTCAAGTGTACATGGAGTACCTTATGTGATATTGGCATATTGCAACTCTTTGTGGATGCACACAAGAGTATACCGGTAAAGCATTTTCAGATGTTTTTTAGActttagagagagagacctgGTGAGCTTAAGGTTGTTTCGACTCTAATGATCTAATCATCACCTTGGTGTCACTCCATCGCAACTTTCAGGAAGGATAGATAGGCTGGTCATATTTTCTCATATTCTGATGTCTAACATACTTggaacaaaatataaattttcaaataaagtgGAAGTGACCGGTAGTATAACACAAAGAAACATTGATACAATTCATGTCCTTTTTAATTGCCAAAAGAATGAATATTAAGTTAAAAATTTGCACTTCTACATTTGATCTTACATATATTCAAATCAGTATAAAGGAAAATTCAGGATACCTAACTCCCTTTCTATTACTTAACTTTCTCCAGCTATCTAGGGATTATGTGTACAAGACACCTAATGgcattttgtattaaaaaataaataacatttctCCTACGGAAAATGgactaagaaaaataaaatctcaatcAGCCACTGCTTGAagcatagaaaaataaaatctcaatcAGCCACTGCTTGAAGCATGGTCTGCAGCACCTTGGCCATGTTCTCTTCTCTGGATCACAAAACATTCTCTCCCATCAGAAATGCAGCAAAAGTATTGTACAGAAAACTGACCGGAACTTAGAGACACAATGAAAAAGGTGTTTTTTCTTCAACAATGTCAGAGCAAGCACAGTTTTCCTGTCACTGAATCCACTGATTCTTTTGGTCCTGCTCAAATTAAAAGCAGCAATTAATAGATTTACAATAGAGAAAAAGGTATTTTTGGTTGGTGACTTTATCCAATAAACATCAGTAGCTACAAGGCAATAATATTAATAGCTGATTGTTTCATCATCTAAATAAAAACTTTCACAATACTTACTGTGGCCTTGCTAAAAGTTGTATGAAAAACAAGCAACAAATAACCACTTTAGTGGCAGAGAGAAAAGCATACCAGGTCCAACGGCAAGAACTGTCTTTGACCCAGACAACACCTGAGCAAAAAATGTAAATCAACTGAAGCTGAGACCCAAAATGCATACTTAACACAAATCCTTTAAGATATCTATAATCACATTGATATTACAAAAGTACTCAAAAGGTTCCATAACCCGGAGTTCCATAATATGCATAAATTTGACAGAGAATATAGCTTCAACATTTATTGTAGCATTTACAGGAATCTCGCAAAAGtaatactaataaaataaagctATAACATTTACTGCAGTCTAATTGAGGTAAAGTTCTGATCCCTTCATTACACAGAACAACAAAACCTGCAGCCTATGAGGTGAAGCTTGTGACTCAAATCCAAATTATTAAGTGCTTAATACCTGAGTACCTTGTAATTCTagattgcaaaaaaaaatgaaggttcAAATGGTTCTACTGCATGTTAATCCACCAAGTCTTACACCAGTCAGCAAATGAAAGAACAAACACCACCCAAATGAGAAGTGGGGATGTAATTGCATAACAGTGGACCAATCATCAGTATCATTCGCTGAAAGCCACAAAAAGAGCTCATTCCATATTTTCAGGACAATACCTGTGTTCTTCCAGCATCGGCAACAACAAAAGTTGGAAGGCCAATGTTCTCAGCTGCTTCCTTCAGCTTATTCCTGATAAAAAGCAATACCCACAAATCAGCAAACAAAGAGATTTGtctccaataaataaataaataagaatgtTTCAAACAAGAGAGATGTTGCCATATCTAGTGAATAATCTATCATTTGCAATGAAATCACATGCTTACATTTCTTGTTGATTCTTGCATGTAACAACTATTTTGGGTTGCCCACATTGCTCCCACTGTCTTAAAAGGGATCGATGGCTGCACTGAAACTTGATGGTATTATTTTCAATcgtaatatgaaaaatattaataaatacatAATAAAAGTGGGGTTGTCTAGATTCACTTCATTATTAAACATCTTCACGAAAAGTAAGAAAATACACACTTATTGTCATCTCTGTATTCAAGACTAGAAACTTGAAAAATTACCATCTTTGGTTGCACGCTGCACTTTTAGATACTGTAAATTTTCTTGagttaaaaggaaaaggaaCTAATTTTTTCCTTACATGTGACCAAGTACACAGTTTTTGACATTTTCTAAACAATTCTACCaagcaaataatttttattttaaccatATGGCTAAAGATGGTGAAGAAAGGACAAAATATAATAGTGGTTGCTATTAGAATAACTTTTAAAGATGTAAAAAAGGGTGCGTGGTCGATCAAGCTGACAGTCTGAAGCTTGAAAATTTAGTGCACATGCAATATAATAAGGAACAAAGTTGCAGGTTCCTCTGCGCAAGGAGGAGACTCATAATCAGAACAATGATACCTTTGCATCAATTCCGCATACATGCCAGTGGCAGCATCTGCAAGATcataaaaagaatatttagTCATCtgtttaacaaaaaaagaaaaacaagaattcACTGCTGAGTGAAGAGAGACGGGAAGTACTGGAccagaagaaattaaaaattgcaATCAAATGGAACACCACAATATTAATAGGAGTTTTAGTATCTTACGAGCACATTGAGATGCAATCTTTCCTGATTTCATCTTTAAGTCTTGTCTAACTATGAGAACCTGAGATAAGCACTTCACCCTTTGAAAACAGAGAATTTTTCAAGAAACAGAAATGTCAAATCTACCCAACTACCACAACCGGATATAAACACGCCATTTGAGAAAACatagaatttttcaaaaaaacagaaacatCAAATCTGCCCCATCAATTGATCTGAAGCCCAACACATAACTAACTCCATAGTTTCAGacatccaaacaactgtcttgGAGAGGTACAACTGTATTGGCTGTGTGCATAtaatgatcattttttttttactaaagcAAGTCCCTAAACAAACCCAATAAGGTTCACTTTGTTCTTTCCATGTCTTAAATCTACAGCTATAAACTGACTATACTCATCAACACAAGAGAGTAAGAGAGTCACAAcatttatcattaaaattgAGGATGCATTTGACAGGCCCGAAAAAATTTTATGgctttattgttttatatgtaGCATCTGAATTAAACTGGCACCCTAGAAGCTAGAAGCATCAGAAAGAACTAACAAAAGGTCAGTATTCCGCAACCCCCcccacaacacacacacacactatatatatatatatatctcaacaaaacaattataggaaTTCAATAAATGTAGCAATACATAATTTTCTACTACCATTTGTGAGCATCACTACTAGTTCCATTGGAAAGTGCTGCTCATGatataaattcataataaatgaTAACCAAACAAGATTGGACACTTCAAGTTAACCTCCAAATGTAACCCATATGGCAAAACAACTTAAAAAAGCATAACCCATGAAGTAAAATTCTACAATAACAAAGTTGCAAGCATAAAAATTTCGTATGGAGGTCAAGTAAATAAGGCAAAACAAACCATTTTGAGCTCTTGGTCACTGTTATTTGAGACAGCAAATTGCGGTTTGCCTGGTGCGAAatttttcttattggttttgtttttggagggcttagatagATCCAACAAAAGCCCAAGAATGAAACCAATGACAAGGCCTGGAATAAAGTTCTCTGGGTTGAAACTTAATGCTAACCATTGTCCTTCTTGCttttgctgctgctgctgcttctaattgtaaaaaaaaaaaaaaaaaaaaaaaaaaaaaaaaaaaaaaaaaaaaaaacaaaacaaaaaacaaaaaacaaaaaaacaagaaaaaaacaacttaaGGGAGGATATTCCGGATTGTCTTTTCCTTCTCCTCTATTATCTTGGAAGCCAAACAGAGAGAAAACaaggaaatttaatttaatttaaaaaaaaaattaaacccagaaagaaaaaaaaggaagagatgAAGAGAAATACTCACCTTCTTTGGAGACTGGGAAGAGTTCCCAAACGAGCCTAACATGGTGTTTGTTgtggctttttagagagagagagagagagagagagagagagagagagagtcactgTGATGTTATGGGCAGAGAGATTGGGTGGTGACTGGTGAGTATGGACGAGTGGTGCTGTTGCCTGTGGAAGAAAATGGGAAAAGTCATGGCAGTGTCCCACCATGCTTATGTGTCCTTagattatttctctctctctctctctctctcttcttcttctttttctctttttttttttttttaatttaattttttcaaaatattaattgtagGCAATAAGCACTTTAAAAGACCCaataaaaaaccctaaatttatgttatcaaaagttttaagatattttaaaagaattttattgtttatattaaataatttcaatcaatcaaccatgatttttttatattatagatttgagatagaaattatactttAACTTAGTTAatctaaacatatatatatgtgtgtgtgtgtgaagttcTGAAAACTTGAACCTCGGTCAGAAACACATGAAAAAGTCAAATTCATTTGAGttattctctcaatttttcaccctacaaaaacttatatttataaAGTGATTATCATGTCAAGGGTACACGataattgttttaattattataaccCATGAGGCCCAAATATGTTGTAAGCTTATGCATTTGTAGAATAAACAAATTAACCCTATGAGTAATCTAGATATGGTTTATGGCTAACCTAAGATTCTCTAGTATATAATAAATCATTCATTAAGTTAATTGTAAACactattctcaaaaaaaaaagttaattgtAAACACAAGTTAATTGCAAAGATGTAGATGTCAAAGGTGCTTGTTGCCTACCTAGAGCTAATAGGCTGAATCATGTTatatttttgctattgtttttctctctcctctgaCTCAGTTAACTTTCGTTTTTTGCTTCGGTAAAAGGACACTCaaagaatatattatttatgCTTTCTATGTTCCCCTTGCAAAATACACATAGGAAAACTCCAAAATAACCCCACTGAACAAGTTTATCTCTTGTTGTTAATGCGTTTTTCATTGTAAACCACAATATTCTTAACCACACTCCTCAACTTCCTTCATTCTAAGTGCATTAACAAGTTGCTGCACATAATTAAGTAATAGCCAGAGTTCGTGATGGTCCATCTTGCTGcatcctcatcatcaaatcctCATATCTAACAGGTTTCCAAACCTATGTTTTGTTGATAAAGTTATAGTTCACCTTTGCTTCAGCCTTGCTTGCTACATCATATAagccaaactttttttttttttgataagataacAGCCAAACTTTATGAACAAGATAGCAAGGTGCCAATTATGATGCCATATATAGTTCTTGGAAAATGTTAACAAGCATCATTTTGTGCTTGTTAAGGTTGGATTAATATGGGTCATtcttaacaaacaaaaaaaaaaaaaaacaaaaaaacataaagctGACCCCATAGCttatattaatatttctttctctctatgAAACTGGCCCTACAACTTATAAGACTgctaaaaaaatgacataaagtTGTTAACAATCGCCTTACGCTGCTTGTTAACACAAcccttcaaaatttataaactttttgaCTTCATCTCTATTAAGTTTGAGGTAAGTCAATTACAAACACAAAGAAAGTACGAAAGATGTTGGAAATATGCATGATCCGTATGAATATATACAACTTCCTCATGTGGTGTAAGAGCATTCATAATTGATATGGtatatgccaaatgtaaggAAAATTTAGCATGTGAGGCCCAAAGTAGTTCAATAGACAGAATGCTAAACatgtaaaaatgtaaaaaaatttgtcatagTGCTATAGTACCATCGTAAATATATGATAGTACTGTAGCTGAATGgtataaacaaatataatattttaatatactctctctcattatttctcttccttctctctttctcatctacTATCTCCTCTCTTTAGACCCAAAACCCCATTTGCTCTCTTCGatgaccctctctctctctctctctctcatctggtggttgttgtgggtttctctatctctctctcaccgGTTTTTTTTCCctggtggtgggtttgtgacTGATGTGGATGTGGGTCAGGTGGTGCAGCGGCAGCAAGGGCAGGGGATTGTGGTGGCGTGGGCCTAGTGGCTTGGCTGCCGCCGATGAAGCATAAGCTGGGGCCACCGATGAAGCataaccctctctctctctctctctctctcatctggTGGTTTGTTGGGGTTCGGCTATGGATTTTGGAATTTGGTTTATTGGTGGTTTGTTGATGATTGGTGGTTTTCTAATTTTGGTTTGTTGgcgtggtggtggtgattttgctatggattttggattttgatttgctATGGATTTTGGCTGGGTGGCGAGATCGGTGGCTGAGTTTGATTTTGCTatgaattttgggttttgattttgctaTGGATTATGGCTAGGTGACAAGACTAGGATTCTGGGTGGCTGGGTGGGTGTTGTAACTATGTTGCTCAGCGGAGGTGGGTGGTGTGACTCAGAAGCTGGACGGTGGTAGTAGTGGTGGGTGGTTGAGAGAGTAAGAGAAATAGAGATCAAAGAGAGAAgtgataaatatttttatattatttctattttattttatattattttaatgtgtagtatggtaaaataaaagttgagatgttaggtgtattgtaaaatgatactgtataattgataaagtaaatTTTTGAGATGGCAAAATAGAATGAGATATGATTTGcaattgtgaatgctctaatgatAAGCATTGATGCAAAACTTTTCCTTTGTTGTTTGCAAATGTAATAGCTTGGTGTTCAATTTatatcacaaaaagaaaatcattaagCCATGTGGGGTCAAGTCACAAGTCACATTCCTTTgggttttagaaaaaaaaatcatctaccataaaaaaaaaaaaataaaataaaaatcatatattattatatatatggttttgAAACGAGGTTTGACTAATAATATTCTGTGACATTAACCTATTGGATGGACATCTTTATGGGTTTCGTATATCCAGAGGCTCAACCATATATTTA
The sequence above is drawn from the Quercus lobata isolate SW786 chromosome 12, ValleyOak3.0 Primary Assembly, whole genome shotgun sequence genome and encodes:
- the LOC115971572 gene encoding peptidyl-tRNA hydrolase 2, mitochondrial isoform X4, yielding MLGSFGNSSQSPKKQQQKQEGQWLALSFNPENFIPGLVIGFILGLLLDLSKPSKNKTNKKNFAPGKPQFAVSNNSDQELKMVLIVRQDLKMKSGKIASQCAHAATGMYAELMQSHRSLLRQWEQCGQPKIVVTCKNQQEMNKLKEAAENIGLPTFVVADAGRTQVLSGSKTVLAVGPGPKESVDSVTGKLCLL
- the LOC115971572 gene encoding peptidyl-tRNA hydrolase 2, mitochondrial isoform X3, whose protein sequence is MLGSFGNSSQSPKKQQQQKQEGQWLALSFNPENFIPGLVIGFILGLLLDLSKPSKNKTNKKNFAPGKPQFAVSNNSDQELKMVLIVRQDLKMKSGKIASQCAHAATGMYAELMQSHRSLLRQWEQCGQPKIVVTCKNQQEMNKLKEAAENIGLPTFVVADAGRTQVLSGSKTVLAVGPGPKESVDSVTGKLCLL
- the LOC115971572 gene encoding peptidyl-tRNA hydrolase 2, mitochondrial isoform X2; the encoded protein is MLGSFGNSSQSPKKQQQQQKQEGQWLALSFNPENFIPGLVIGFILGLLLDLSKPSKNKTNKKNFAPGKPQFAVSNNSDQELKMVLIVRQDLKMKSGKIASQCAHAATGMYAELMQSHRSLLRQWEQCGQPKIVVTCKNQQEMNKLKEAAENIGLPTFVVADAGRTQVLSGSKTVLAVGPGPKESVDSVTGKLCLL
- the LOC115971572 gene encoding peptidyl-tRNA hydrolase 2, mitochondrial isoform X1; its protein translation is MLGSFGNSSQSPKKKQQQQQKQEGQWLALSFNPENFIPGLVIGFILGLLLDLSKPSKNKTNKKNFAPGKPQFAVSNNSDQELKMVLIVRQDLKMKSGKIASQCAHAATGMYAELMQSHRSLLRQWEQCGQPKIVVTCKNQQEMNKLKEAAENIGLPTFVVADAGRTQVLSGSKTVLAVGPGPKESVDSVTGKLCLL